The sequence AAAGATACCCATGATGTTCAATGGTAAATTATTGGGATTTTTAGAATTCCTGGCATTACTGGTAAAGTCAGGCACCAATCCAAACTTTACATGGAGACTAAGTAATAAAGAAAGCTTAaggattcaagcaacacacacaaaatgctggtggaacacagcaggccgggcagcttctacaaggagaagcactgtcgacgtttcaggccgagacccttcgtcaggattcaagattcaagattagccttgtttgtcacatgcacatcataACATTACAACATGCAGTGAAATTTTGCGTTTACGTAAATGAATACCACTGTccgagaatgtgctgggggcagctcgccagtgtcaccatgcttcccaGACgcgtccaattacacccatgtgggcCAATTAACCTATGGACCTCTGCATCTTTACAAGCTCCTTACGGACTGCAGTGGAATGgaatctgggtcactggtgctgtaatcgCATTATTCTGACCACCATGCTACCAACCCACCCCTTTCCCATACCAGGAGTTGGACTGAGGCCACCCGGGTGAAAACCAGTAACTGCTAGGTACTAAATTATTGGGAATGTCAGTACCAAACCAACTCTGGAATGAAGAGTAAATGATGAAGAAAGATGAAAGATTAAAGATTGCCTTTATTTACCCCACGTACAGtgccatgcaaaagtcttaggcacgtgtAAAAAAAATTTGGAAAGTGAAGATGCAGTCAAAAATAATGGATTGAAATTTACCTAAATATCAAAATAAAATATTATAAAGAGCAgtgaacagtaaaaaaaaactgaatcatatcaaaatttggtgtgaccaccctctTTGCCTTCAGAACTGCATAGTTCTCTTAGGTACACGGTCATGCagctttataagaaaatcagctggtaggttgtttcAAACATCTCGGAGAATTTGCCACAGAACTTCTGCCGACCttggctgtctcgcttgcttctgtctctccaactGATCCCAGAGAGCCTTGAAGATGTTCAGAGTAGGGATCTGTGTCCACTATAGTATCTGAAACCAGAAATAAAAATCTACAGTCCCCACTGTACATTGAAATATCAGCAACCAACACAATAAAGGGTTGTGCTGCGGAAAGCCTGCAATCATCCCCACTCTTATAGTGCCAATATGgagtgcccacaactcactaaccaatTAACCTCTgcatcttcggaatgtgggaggaaaccgtagCAACTGGAGAAAACATGGGGGGTAATGGCGAGAACATACAaacagctgtgggaattgaagcTCTgtggctggcactgtaaagcgacaCTGCACTACTGCCCTGTAGGGAGAGGGAAGAAAGGACCATGtggagggagggaagagtggagatcaCCACAAAAGATGGAATTCTACTTATTGACTTTagttgtttatttagagatacgacGTTGTGCCGAGCCCTTTGGCACAATGAGCCCACACTACTCAATTACAGCGATGTGTTACGaaggtggagcaactctgaggggccgaagggtacaaagtcgccccctcctttttcagAATCTCAAGATccctattatttcgggtctgagacccaggaaatgagagagagatacacagcatgtcaggaaaggagagagagagagacgcagaatacacaagatttggaatgtgtcctgacataagcggaacggaaccactgattactgccattgtctcttggagaaggaattgtgtattgagtactgtactattcattgaaacccctcaggagacaaccagagtgggctggttgagggattgcatcatcccaacctgactgacatctgagaccccgtgagtgaggataaaagaggggtctggggaacacccctttagacgcatcaggagaaacgctagaaatcccgtgacagcgtttttatagcgaaagccggtggaaggTCCACGTGCGTCCTCCTTTGCCTGGATGACGAGCTCAtcacggaacggtctagctaaaggatggatacggatcaagatcataccaaggaaagtcggcaagtttttctctttctctctctctctccaacaattacaacacattacAACACAGCGACGAACAAACGGCTGCAGCCTGTGTGAACTAAAGCGAACTTCAGATTTCCATTGGacgattcattatcccctagacaacgatagagcttgtttcttattgattattattatacccgcacttttaggtttagacgacgtatattatctgtatatttgcattgatattatttttgtgtatttttactaataaatactgttaaaaatagtatcaccagactccaacagacatctctatctttgctggtaagtaacccagttacggggttcgtaacagatgTGACCACTTAACCTAGTAACGTGtgcgtctttggattgtgggagggaaAAGGAACACTCAGAGTGCTGACACAGAGCAGCTTCTACCGCACCAACAGCTACGACAGGCACGGAGACAGCAACCTGCCCTTGGCGAGCACTCTGACCTTCCGACGTCGGTGGTCCCAGGACCACGCCGACAGCTATGACAGGAAGCAGAACTTCCGAGCCTCCACTTTCCACCCATTCGCCCAGGATCCGCTGGACGGGATTCCACCCTCGTCCGCCCTGCTCTGCGCCGACACCTCTTCCAGCCTGAACTGCAGCCTCAGCCCACAGGAACACCACTGTTCGGAAGGCTGCCGTTATGGTTGCCATCCCTCACAGACCCTGCCACTTGCCTACAAGTTTGTCGTGGAGCTATCCAATAGGACCCTAGCGTACCACCTTCTCAGCTAGCAAGGAATGAGCAACCACAGTTACCCCCCAGTGCCCTGATTTTGAACATcaggaatctgaatcagaatcaggtttaatacgaCAGGCTAATGCTGTGAAACTTGTTACTTTTTGGCAGCAGTGCATTTCAATACATAAACTATAAATTGTAAtaagaaaaatatatataattaaattcaGTAAGTAGTGCTAAAAGGATAGAgcaaataaagaaaaacatagaGAGGTAGCATACAtctgttcattgtccattctgaaatctgatggcagaggggaagaagctgttcataagatgttgaatgtgtgtcttcaggctcctggaccacctcattAAAGAGAGGACACGTCCTGGGCGATGGATGTCATCTTTttaaggcatcgccttttgaagctgtcctggatgctggggagtctACAgcaggctgagtttgcaacctacTGCAGTTTTTTCCCAGTTctttgcagtggcctctccacatcagatggtgatgcaaccagttagaatgctctccatggtacaagtttgcaagtctttggtgatatacccaGTTTCCTTAAATgcttaataaaatatagccacagtATTTCTCATTAGATTGTAGACATTCTACTCAATTGGTCTGGTCAGAATGTACCACAGAGGGATTGTGAATAAAGCATCACcagtatgttcaaagttcaaagtaaatttattttcaaactacatgtatgtcaccaggtacaaccctgagactaattttcttgtgggcatttacagtaaatatgAGAGAGACAATTGAATCATTGAAAGACCAACAACAACCAATACACAAAAAAACCTGTGCAAGTACCAATGaaagagaaaaaagtaataataataaaaataatatttattatCCTCAGATCAGGTGGTTCCTTGTGGCAAAACAGGACCAGATGGTTAACACAAAAATtgtcaaaaataaataataaaagatcaacaaattcaagacaataaatgcagaaaatgccgagaaaaaacaggaacaatccaacacattacaggatcctgatGTGTGAGATTTTGCCAGGACTCCATGATAGCTTCCTTTCCCTTCATCCCCAAGCCAAGTAAGCTCTGCTTAACAGTGGGACCTTCATTTTCCATCTCTGATGTAAAATGGCAAGACCTCTAGGGTCTTCCGAGAGCTGACtcagctctgtttcttggagtactgtgagaagtttttggtcccttatcttagaaaagatgtgcagaaactggagaaagttcaaaggaagttcaaagaaaatgattccaggattgaatagcttggcCTAGGATTAACCATCTTcaactgcttcatcaatgacctttcttccgtcataaggtcagaagtggtgATGTTCAAAAATGAGTGCACGATGCTTTGCACCCTTcatgactcctcagatagtgaagcagctTATACCCAAGCGCAATAGGACCttacaatatccaggcttgggctgacaagtggcaagtaacattcgagccactcaagtgccaggcaatgaccatctcctacaagagaggctctaaccatagtcccttgacattcagtagCATCACTATCTCTCAGccccctactatcaacatcctaggtgctaccattgacaggaaactgaactggtctagccatattaACACTGTGGCTactagagcaggtcaaaggctaggaatcctgtggcAAGTAACTCATTACCTGACTCCCAAAAGCCTGTCCACCAACTACaagctcaggtcaggagtgtaatagaATTCtgaatgagtgcagctccatcaacactcaagaagcttgacaccatccagtacaaggcagcccatttGATTGATACcctttccacaagcatccaatcccctcCACCACTGACAAACATTTGCagtatctacaagatgcactgcaacaacacctcaaagttcctaaggcaacaccttccagacccacgaccactatcATCTCGATCGACGAGGACAGCAGGTACCTGGGAACACCTCCACTGGGAAATCCTCTCCAAGtctctcaccatcctgacttggaaacatatcgccattccttcattgtcgccTGGTCAAAATCacggaattccctccctaacagcactgtgggtgtacctacacctcatgGACTACAGCGGTTCAAGGagtcagctcatcaccaccttctcaagggcaactagggagggGCAATATATGTGATGCCTACaacccataaatgaataaataaagaatatgaagagagtttgatggccctgggcctgtattcactagaattcgtaaggatgagatgtgacctaaTTCACAtaatctattgaatggtgaaagaccttgatagactggatgtgaagaggatgtttcctctggtaggagagtctaagaccagaggatacaactTCTATCTGTGGAGaccctttatgtatatttaaggcggaggttgatagattcttaattagtcagggcatgaagagttatggggagaaagcaggagattggggctgtgaggaaaattggatcagccatgcagaaatggcagagcaggctcaataggccaaatggcctgattctgctcctatatgttatggccTTATTGTTGTAATGCCAGTGGGG comes from Hypanus sabinus isolate sHypSab1 chromosome 12, sHypSab1.hap1, whole genome shotgun sequence and encodes:
- the LOC132403317 gene encoding myc target protein 1 homolog; this translates as MVETFDRFFASEDGHKVYRLQLEIEKGKGTLRVLTQSSFYRTNSYDRHGDSNLPLASTLTFRRRWSQDHADSYDRKQNFRASTFHPFAQDPLDGIPPSSALLCADTSSSLNCSLSPQEHHCSEGCRYGCHPSQTLPLAYKFVVELSNRTLAYHLLS